A single genomic interval of Lewinellaceae bacterium harbors:
- a CDS encoding sulfatase, producing MNHRPTLALPLVFIVAASCLLISSCGKPEKKKPNVLFISIDDLRPDIGVYDNPLIHTPNLDALAADGMVFRQAYCQAAVCAPSRASLMTGLRPDSTRVWHLGDKFRELHPDIVTMPQYFHQFGYHTVNIGKIFHNYMPDSISWDEPDLRPAQFARPEWLKRDGETFYVNEETQRKQKIKRDSLVQIRPNYYADGYNNGPAWEAEDVDDTLYYDGAQAVLAMRTLDRLAKQDQPFYLGMGFFRPHLPFAAPKKYWDLYDRNAIPLATNPFIPENAPVMSMNSMYELRVYDGFSYLIHPSVSNISEDTARTLKHGYYASVSYVDAQVGKLIQKLKDLGIYDNTIIIVWGDHGWKLGEHHSWCKQTNYAVDLQVPLILASPDQPNRGKQTFALTELVDLFPSLCDLAGIPKPGYLEGTSFVPLLENPDQPWKDAVFSQFHRRPRISPDGGRYMGYSIKTKDHHYIEWYQWNAETGMRGDSVTCELYDSVEDPNENVNIAMKQPALAARISRELKAGWHGWNIPTQ from the coding sequence ATGAATCATCGACCGACTCTTGCCTTACCGCTCGTATTTATAGTGGCTGCATCCTGTTTGCTCATCAGTAGCTGTGGAAAACCGGAGAAGAAGAAACCGAATGTGCTATTCATTTCCATCGATGACTTAAGACCGGATATAGGTGTTTACGACAACCCATTGATTCATACTCCCAATCTGGATGCCCTGGCAGCCGATGGCATGGTTTTTCGGCAGGCTTACTGCCAGGCAGCGGTCTGTGCGCCTTCCCGGGCCAGCCTGATGACCGGTTTACGCCCCGACTCCACCCGGGTATGGCACCTGGGTGATAAATTCAGGGAACTCCACCCGGATATCGTTACCATGCCGCAATATTTCCACCAGTTCGGTTACCATACGGTGAACATCGGTAAGATATTCCACAACTACATGCCGGATTCTATTTCCTGGGATGAGCCGGATCTGCGTCCCGCCCAATTTGCCCGACCGGAGTGGCTGAAGCGTGATGGGGAAACGTTTTACGTAAACGAAGAAACGCAACGCAAACAAAAAATCAAGCGGGACTCACTCGTCCAGATACGGCCCAATTATTACGCCGACGGATACAACAACGGCCCTGCCTGGGAAGCCGAGGATGTCGATGACACCCTGTATTACGATGGGGCCCAGGCTGTGCTGGCGATGCGCACCCTGGACCGGCTGGCTAAACAAGACCAGCCTTTTTATCTGGGTATGGGATTCTTCCGGCCGCACCTCCCTTTTGCTGCGCCGAAAAAATACTGGGATTTGTACGATCGCAATGCCATTCCCCTGGCAACCAATCCATTCATCCCCGAGAATGCGCCAGTGATGTCGATGAATTCGATGTACGAGCTGCGGGTATATGACGGTTTCTCTTACCTCATACACCCTTCCGTATCCAATATTTCCGAAGACACCGCCCGCACTTTGAAGCACGGTTACTATGCCAGTGTCAGCTATGTGGATGCCCAGGTGGGTAAACTGATCCAGAAGTTAAAAGACCTGGGTATTTACGACAATACCATCATCATCGTGTGGGGTGATCACGGGTGGAAACTCGGTGAGCATCACTCCTGGTGCAAGCAGACCAATTATGCCGTGGATCTCCAGGTTCCGCTTATCCTGGCGAGCCCGGATCAGCCTAACCGGGGCAAGCAAACCTTTGCCCTTACCGAGCTCGTGGATTTATTTCCTTCGCTTTGTGATCTGGCCGGCATTCCCAAACCTGGCTACCTGGAAGGAACCAGTTTCGTTCCTTTATTGGAGAATCCCGATCAGCCCTGGAAGGACGCCGTTTTCAGCCAGTTCCACCGCCGGCCACGCATATCACCGGACGGAGGGCGCTACATGGGCTATTCCATCAAAACCAAAGACCACCACTACATCGAGTGGTACCAATGGAATGCGGAAACCGGTATGCGGGGTGATTCGGTCACCTGTGAATTGTACGATAGCGTGGAAGATCCGAACGAAAACGTAAACATAGCCATGAAACAACCCGCGCTTGCAGCCCGGATATCCAGAGAATTAAAAGCCGGATGGCATGGATGGAATATCCCTACACAATAA
- a CDS encoding alpha/beta hydrolase, which yields MKYHLPAYALALFLVLACFNPVKSQAHSDGQLYADINYGGDTNVYHRMDIYVPDDDKAIHPVIIVVYGSAFFGNNLKATGFETLGQPLLNAGYAVVAVNHRSSRDGLFPAQIHDLKGAIRYLRANANKYHVDPSFIGITGYSSGGHLSSIAGTTGNQQSFELDGRTIDLEGSIGGNAGYSSKVDAVVDWFGPTDFLIMDSCGSEMVHNAPDSPESQLVGGAIQDNRSRCQMANPATYVDKTDPPFLILHGDQDPLVPWCESEILYQALLNENVPAEFIKIKGGGHGPGVIIPEHLQRMVEFFDVQRQK from the coding sequence ATGAAATATCATCTTCCTGCCTATGCATTGGCACTCTTCCTTGTATTGGCATGCTTCAATCCGGTTAAGAGTCAGGCTCATTCTGATGGCCAGCTCTATGCAGATATCAATTATGGAGGCGATACCAATGTCTATCACCGTATGGATATTTATGTACCCGACGATGACAAAGCGATCCATCCGGTCATCATTGTCGTGTACGGCAGCGCCTTTTTTGGCAACAACCTGAAAGCCACAGGCTTTGAGACGCTGGGCCAACCATTATTGAATGCCGGTTATGCTGTGGTTGCCGTTAACCACCGGTCCAGTCGCGATGGTTTATTTCCAGCTCAAATTCACGACCTGAAAGGAGCCATCCGCTATTTACGGGCGAATGCAAATAAGTATCATGTTGACCCATCCTTTATAGGCATTACCGGCTACTCTTCCGGAGGGCACCTTTCATCCATAGCCGGCACGACTGGTAACCAGCAGTCATTTGAACTGGATGGTCGGACCATAGATCTGGAAGGTTCGATCGGTGGAAATGCCGGCTATTCCAGCAAGGTCGATGCCGTGGTGGATTGGTTCGGACCCACTGATTTCCTGATCATGGATTCCTGCGGAAGCGAGATGGTCCACAATGCCCCCGACTCACCGGAGTCCCAGCTGGTCGGCGGGGCTATCCAGGACAACCGCTCACGCTGTCAGATGGCAAACCCGGCCACGTATGTTGATAAAACAGATCCTCCTTTTCTGATCCTGCATGGTGACCAGGACCCGTTGGTTCCGTGGTGTGAAAGTGAGATTCTTTATCAGGCTTTGCTGAACGAAAATGTACCGGCAGAATTTATAAAAATTAAGGGCGGAGGTCATGGGCCCGGCGTGATTATCCCAGAGCATTTACAGCGGATGGTTGAGTTCTTCGATGTACAACGTCAGAAATAA
- a CDS encoding T9SS type A sorting domain-containing protein translates to MSNTFKLLLFTLFIAGLPKAGQSQKLIEAVQLQHSSAAEINILIQLTGDTTRALYGVTSYAIRYSTTNAQGMPDTASGFVAFPDAGEVAYPVLFYQHGTASSRQDVPSRNSGEALLATIASSLGYITIAADYQGLGDSRGFHPYLHARSEASYARDLFLSILPFMEQESVKANHQVFITGYSQGGHAAMALHRDLQEDPLPESYEVIAAAPMSGPYSVSGEMLRRVMSQEPYNYPGYAIYTLLGYNAVYHLYDSLPQVLKAPYIPAAQAFAREEINMNNLHQQLLTILMQETGSTVAADLFQDSIISGLHEPDNPFLLALEANDTYDWAPDVPTRLVYCMNDDQVIYTNALLADSVMQSNGASDVAAIDVYPEGDHGACVLPAVKYTIDFFNQYRETSSRYETFWDQGTIYPNPAQRAVTLTGLPMGSVLTLHNGLGQEILHQAIPGDRIQLQLPELSNGVYWITIAGHQGQATKKLLIMQNP, encoded by the coding sequence ATGTCTAACACCTTTAAACTTCTTCTCTTCACCCTATTTATAGCCGGCTTACCAAAGGCAGGTCAAAGTCAAAAGCTGATCGAGGCGGTACAATTGCAGCATTCCAGCGCTGCAGAGATCAATATCCTGATCCAGCTTACCGGCGATACCACCAGAGCCTTATACGGTGTTACCTCGTACGCCATACGCTACAGCACCACCAATGCACAGGGTATGCCGGATACTGCCAGCGGGTTTGTAGCATTTCCGGATGCCGGCGAAGTTGCCTATCCCGTTCTTTTTTATCAGCATGGCACTGCGTCCAGCCGGCAGGATGTGCCTTCGCGCAACAGTGGAGAAGCGCTCCTGGCAACCATAGCCTCGTCATTGGGATACATCACCATTGCGGCAGATTATCAGGGACTGGGTGACTCGCGGGGCTTTCACCCCTATCTGCATGCCCGGTCCGAAGCCAGCTATGCCAGGGATTTATTCCTGTCCATCCTGCCCTTCATGGAACAAGAGTCGGTGAAGGCTAATCATCAGGTATTCATTACCGGCTATTCGCAGGGAGGTCATGCTGCCATGGCCTTGCACCGCGACTTACAGGAGGATCCGTTGCCCGAATCCTACGAGGTGATAGCGGCGGCTCCTATGTCCGGGCCCTATTCCGTTTCGGGCGAGATGCTCCGGCGGGTGATGAGCCAGGAACCCTACAATTATCCCGGCTATGCTATCTATACCCTGCTCGGGTACAACGCTGTCTACCACCTGTACGACAGCCTGCCCCAGGTGTTAAAAGCGCCATACATCCCGGCTGCACAGGCATTTGCCCGGGAAGAAATCAACATGAACAATCTGCACCAGCAATTATTGACCATCCTGATGCAGGAAACTGGGTCCACCGTAGCTGCAGACCTGTTTCAAGACTCCATCATCAGTGGTTTGCATGAGCCCGATAATCCGTTCCTCCTTGCCCTGGAAGCCAATGACACGTATGATTGGGCGCCGGATGTACCCACCCGGTTGGTGTATTGCATGAACGACGATCAGGTGATCTATACCAATGCATTGCTGGCTGACTCGGTGATGCAGTCCAATGGAGCCAGTGACGTAGCAGCAATCGATGTCTACCCGGAAGGTGACCATGGCGCCTGCGTATTGCCCGCAGTGAAGTACACGATAGACTTCTTCAATCAGTATCGTGAGACATCTTCACGCTATGAAACATTCTGGGATCAGGGCACCATCTACCCCAATCCGGCTCAAAGAGCTGTTACCCTGACCGGATTGCCGATGGGAAGTGTTTTAACCCTGCACAATGGGTTAGGTCAGGAGATCCTGCACCAGGCAATACCAGGTGATCGCATACAGCTCCAATTGCCGGAATTATCCAATGGGGTTTATTGGATAACCATTGCAGGCCACCAGGGTCAGGCCACTAAAAAGCTCCTGATCATGCAAAATCCATGA
- a CDS encoding glycosyltransferase family 2 protein, with protein sequence MDHPAISLVIPLLNEAESLPELEAWIRKVAEAHGLTYEIIFIDDGSTDGSWEVIQQLARKNAAVRAIRFRRNYGKSAALNTAFQATTGDVVITMDADLQDSPDEIPELYRMITEDGWDLVSGWKKKRYDPLSKTIPTKIYNAVVRRMSGLKLHDFNCGLKAYRSEVVKSIEVYGEMHRYIPVMAKWAGFKKIGEKVVQHQARKYGTSKFGLSRFINGPLDLISIIFVSRFGKRPMHLFGMLGFLFFIIGFCILLYLSISKIFWDTTHIADRPLFYLGILVLIVGSQLFLTGFLAELITRNASQRNVYLISEKLRVTNEMNA encoded by the coding sequence ATGGACCATCCAGCGATTTCCTTAGTGATTCCACTCCTCAATGAAGCCGAGTCCCTGCCGGAACTCGAAGCCTGGATCCGCAAGGTTGCCGAAGCCCACGGATTGACCTATGAGATCATTTTTATCGACGACGGCAGCACCGATGGCTCGTGGGAGGTCATCCAGCAATTGGCCAGGAAAAATGCTGCAGTCCGCGCCATTCGTTTCCGCCGCAATTACGGGAAATCAGCAGCCCTGAACACTGCCTTTCAGGCTACCACCGGAGATGTGGTGATCACCATGGACGCTGACCTGCAGGATAGTCCGGATGAAATACCCGAACTATACCGTATGATCACCGAGGATGGCTGGGATCTTGTATCGGGCTGGAAGAAAAAGCGGTACGATCCCCTTTCCAAAACCATACCGACCAAGATCTACAATGCCGTCGTTCGCAGGATGAGTGGACTCAAACTGCATGACTTCAACTGCGGCCTGAAAGCCTATCGCAGCGAGGTCGTGAAAAGCATTGAAGTGTACGGAGAAATGCACCGCTACATTCCAGTCATGGCTAAATGGGCCGGTTTCAAAAAAATAGGTGAGAAAGTCGTTCAGCATCAGGCCCGGAAATACGGGACAAGCAAGTTTGGTTTGTCGCGATTCATCAATGGTCCTTTGGATCTGATCTCCATCATTTTCGTCAGCCGTTTTGGAAAACGACCGATGCATTTGTTCGGCATGCTGGGATTTTTGTTTTTCATCATCGGTTTCTGCATCCTGCTGTATCTAAGCATATCCAAGATCTTCTGGGACACCACGCACATTGCCGACCGGCCGTTATTTTATCTGGGTATCCTGGTGCTGATCGTCGGCTCCCAGTTATTTCTTACCGGCTTTCTGGCAGAACTGATTACCCGCAATGCATCACAACGCAATGTTTATCTCATCTCCGAGAAACTCCGGGTGACGAACGAAATGAACGCCTGA
- a CDS encoding S9 family peptidase — MPFNLKFIVLSAGLMASSAAWSQTKTPLEAMDIFQLENISSPTIDPAGQRILFVRNGNDIMTDGGIANLWITDVNGQNEQPITSGLQRVSQPMWHPDGDRIIFVSNQERGAQLFMHWLGNDREAMLTNLQKSPGSISISPDGQWIAMTIAVPDTPRSYVKLPPKPEGAKWAEPAKIIDKQMYRADGAGFLRDEYRQLFILPIDGGTPRQMTTGDFQIQGPLTWSPDSKTIYFSSNRHGDVKNHPRDPELYRIDATSGEMTMLTDRNGPDTDPTPSPDGKFLAYLGFDDELKGYANTRLYLRTLSNATTKCLTCDFDRDVEAVAWTASGLVISYTSEGETYVERIDMNGKRSGLVSGIGGLSIGRPYSGGAYSVSDNGTVAYTLASTEFPADLAVKQPGQPMKRLTHVNDDLFSYRSLGKVEMIRYPSSYDQQQIQGWIVYPPDFDASKKYPLILEIHGGPFSSYGPQFSMEIQCYASAGYVVLYTNPRGSTSYGDAFANKIHHNYPGQDYDDLMTGVDVMLAKGFVNPDRLYITGGSGGGVPTAWSIGKTNRFRAAVVAKPVINWYSFSLYADNYANYYKYWFPGYPWENQEHFMARSPISLVGHVRTPTMLITGEVDYRTPIAETEQFYGALQLQGVESVMVRIPESGHGIAGRPSYLVSKVAHILAWFDRHP, encoded by the coding sequence ATGCCATTCAACCTTAAATTTATAGTTCTTTCAGCTGGCCTGATGGCTTCATCTGCCGCCTGGAGTCAGACAAAGACTCCATTGGAAGCCATGGATATTTTTCAGTTGGAGAACATTTCCAGCCCCACGATTGATCCTGCCGGCCAGCGTATCCTCTTTGTGAGGAATGGCAATGACATCATGACCGACGGAGGTATCGCCAATTTGTGGATCACCGATGTCAATGGCCAGAACGAACAACCCATTACATCAGGCTTGCAGCGTGTAAGCCAGCCTATGTGGCATCCGGATGGCGACCGCATCATTTTTGTTTCTAACCAGGAACGTGGTGCCCAGTTGTTTATGCACTGGCTCGGCAATGACCGCGAAGCCATGCTGACCAACCTTCAGAAGAGCCCCGGCAGCATAAGCATTTCACCGGATGGCCAATGGATCGCCATGACCATAGCCGTACCCGATACCCCTCGCAGTTATGTCAAGCTACCCCCAAAGCCGGAAGGAGCCAAATGGGCGGAACCGGCGAAGATCATTGACAAGCAGATGTACCGTGCTGACGGCGCTGGATTTCTGCGTGATGAATACCGTCAGCTTTTTATATTGCCGATCGACGGAGGTACTCCCCGCCAGATGACTACCGGAGACTTCCAGATCCAGGGACCTCTGACCTGGTCGCCGGATTCAAAGACCATCTATTTCAGCTCCAACCGTCATGGCGATGTCAAGAACCACCCCCGGGATCCTGAACTTTACCGTATCGATGCGACCAGCGGAGAAATGACCATGCTCACCGACCGTAATGGTCCGGATACCGATCCGACGCCGTCACCGGATGGTAAATTCCTGGCTTACCTGGGCTTCGATGATGAACTGAAAGGGTATGCCAATACCCGGCTTTACCTGCGTACCCTAAGTAACGCTACCACCAAATGCCTGACCTGTGATTTTGACCGTGATGTGGAAGCTGTTGCCTGGACCGCCTCCGGTTTGGTCATTTCCTACACCTCGGAAGGAGAAACTTATGTTGAGCGAATAGACATGAACGGGAAGCGCTCTGGACTGGTCAGCGGCATCGGAGGATTATCCATCGGGCGTCCCTACTCCGGTGGCGCTTACAGCGTATCGGATAATGGCACGGTGGCTTATACCCTGGCCTCCACGGAATTTCCGGCCGACCTTGCCGTGAAACAGCCTGGTCAACCCATGAAACGCTTAACCCATGTAAACGATGACCTCTTCAGCTATCGGTCCCTGGGAAAGGTGGAGATGATCCGATATCCTTCCTCATACGATCAGCAGCAGATCCAGGGCTGGATCGTCTATCCTCCCGATTTTGATGCCAGCAAGAAGTATCCTTTGATCCTGGAAATTCATGGAGGGCCTTTCTCATCTTATGGTCCCCAATTTTCGATGGAGATCCAGTGCTACGCCAGCGCCGGTTATGTCGTGCTGTACACCAATCCCAGAGGGTCGACCAGTTATGGTGATGCATTTGCCAATAAGATCCATCACAACTATCCCGGGCAGGACTATGACGATCTGATGACCGGTGTCGATGTCATGCTGGCTAAAGGTTTTGTTAATCCTGACCGGCTGTACATCACCGGAGGCAGCGGAGGGGGAGTGCCTACGGCCTGGAGTATTGGCAAGACCAACCGGTTCCGCGCCGCCGTGGTGGCCAAGCCGGTGATCAACTGGTATAGCTTTTCACTGTATGCTGATAACTATGCCAACTACTACAAGTATTGGTTCCCCGGGTATCCCTGGGAGAACCAGGAGCACTTCATGGCCCGTTCCCCGATTTCACTGGTTGGTCATGTCAGGACGCCAACCATGCTGATCACCGGAGAGGTGGACTACCGTACTCCCATTGCGGAAACCGAACAGTTTTACGGGGCACTGCAATTGCAGGGTGTGGAATCAGTCATGGTGCGCATTCCTGAATCCGGCCATGGTATCGCCGGAAGACCAAGTTATCTGGTCAGTAAGGTGGCTCATATCCTGGCTTGGTTTGATCGCCATCCCTAG
- the queE gene encoding 7-carboxy-7-deazaguanine synthase produces the protein MTYSIKEIYYTLQGEGAQTGRPAVFCRFAGCNLWSGRQEDREKAICRFCDTDFWGTDGVRGGKYKAQKLASVIAGLWPVGQPNRYVVCTGGEPLLQLDAELIEALHAEQFEVAIETNGTVPVPEGVDWVCVSPKAGSELVVRQGNELKLVYPQPGAEPERFAYLDFDTFYLQPMDSARRDANTQAAIRYCSEHPQWRLSIQTHKYLGID, from the coding sequence ATGACTTATTCGATCAAAGAGATTTATTATACCCTGCAAGGTGAAGGAGCCCAAACCGGCAGGCCGGCAGTATTCTGCCGATTCGCCGGATGCAATCTCTGGAGCGGCCGCCAGGAAGACCGTGAAAAAGCCATATGCCGTTTTTGCGATACCGATTTCTGGGGTACGGATGGGGTGCGGGGTGGCAAGTACAAGGCTCAAAAACTGGCATCGGTCATTGCCGGCCTCTGGCCGGTAGGACAACCCAACCGGTACGTCGTCTGTACCGGTGGCGAACCATTGTTGCAGTTGGATGCCGAGTTAATCGAAGCATTGCATGCTGAACAATTTGAAGTGGCGATTGAAACCAATGGGACCGTCCCGGTTCCGGAAGGGGTCGATTGGGTCTGTGTAAGCCCCAAAGCCGGCAGCGAACTGGTCGTCAGGCAGGGTAACGAACTCAAGCTCGTTTACCCGCAGCCGGGCGCTGAGCCTGAGCGCTTTGCCTATCTTGATTTCGATACCTTTTATCTTCAACCCATGGACAGCGCCCGGCGCGATGCCAATACACAGGCAGCCATTCGATATTGCAGTGAGCATCCCCAGTGGCGATTGAGCATCCAGACGCACAAGTATTTAGGCATAGACTAA
- a CDS encoding HAD-IIIA family hydrolase, protein MHLKSSLPDTLFLWLEPGDKPMLPTSLVSHLKTVVLNGPGVAKYRSSLPQQYPSITWKVLATDPVERNFTSDTPRYIWWYRPHLATYHWDPYIFYQLTDGLHADLTLAVEEVPGEMPHIALNPFNRLVPDSSHFNGWQILRLGLISKDLVKSHQSVLMSQELSTSWPATWDVAGLPQRSLNPIYDKSAVFIDRDGVLNHRLPGDYVKKPEEFEWLPNTWKAVRRLSTRFDYLFIVTNQQGVGKGLMSGADLDVIHMQMLEELQNSKARVDGIYQCIGLSFENPPCRKPNTGMAWEAKEAFPDFSWSRSWMAGDTLSDLTFGLRLGMRVGAIMDHANSGEALLADRVCPDLYAFARSFKSNG, encoded by the coding sequence ATGCATTTGAAGTCATCCCTGCCTGACACACTCTTTTTATGGTTGGAACCCGGAGATAAGCCCATGCTGCCAACTTCCCTGGTCAGTCATTTAAAGACCGTAGTGCTCAACGGACCTGGAGTTGCAAAATACCGATCTTCCCTGCCCCAGCAGTATCCTTCCATCACGTGGAAGGTGCTGGCCACCGACCCGGTCGAAAGAAATTTCACATCCGACACACCCCGTTATATCTGGTGGTACCGGCCACACCTGGCCACGTATCACTGGGATCCCTACATCTTTTACCAATTGACGGACGGTCTGCATGCTGACCTGACCCTCGCTGTCGAAGAGGTTCCTGGTGAAATGCCTCATATCGCACTTAATCCATTTAACCGGTTAGTTCCGGACTCAAGTCATTTTAATGGCTGGCAGATCCTCCGCCTCGGCCTGATCTCGAAAGATCTGGTGAAAAGCCACCAGTCCGTATTGATGAGCCAGGAACTTTCAACTTCATGGCCGGCAACCTGGGATGTCGCCGGATTACCCCAGCGCAGTTTAAATCCCATTTACGATAAAAGTGCTGTATTCATTGACCGCGATGGCGTCCTGAACCACCGGCTGCCCGGTGATTATGTCAAAAAGCCAGAAGAATTTGAATGGTTGCCTAATACCTGGAAAGCGGTCCGACGTTTGAGTACGCGCTTTGATTATTTGTTCATTGTCACGAATCAGCAGGGCGTCGGAAAAGGATTGATGTCCGGAGCCGACCTCGATGTTATCCATATGCAAATGCTGGAGGAATTACAGAATTCCAAGGCAAGGGTTGACGGTATTTATCAATGTATTGGTCTTAGTTTCGAAAATCCACCCTGCCGCAAACCCAATACAGGCATGGCCTGGGAAGCAAAGGAAGCATTCCCGGATTTCAGCTGGTCCAGGTCCTGGATGGCCGGAGATACCCTCTCGGACCTAACTTTCGGCTTACGGTTGGGTATGCGCGTTGGCGCCATCATGGATCATGCCAATAGCGGGGAAGCCTTGCTGGCAGACCGTGTATGCCCGGACCTGTATGCTTTCGCCCGTTCATTTAAGAGCAACGGATAG